In Coffea eugenioides isolate CCC68of chromosome 4, Ceug_1.0, whole genome shotgun sequence, the genomic stretch ATATACATATACCAACCCTAAATGCATCAAATTTGGATGATCTGATTATGAAAAGCAGAAAAAGGTTATTGTCAGCAGTTTTTTCGTTCGGTAGATCAACTTGCACCAGATTATCAAAATCATCTTTTACAGATTTGTTCACTCCACTTGACTTTTCTacatgtaaaatataaaaacacCCCTACATTTCATTTTAATCACAGTTTGATAgcaagggagtgatagtgaacTCAATGAAGGATGAATATTTTTGTTTAgctcaaataataaaaaatgtcaACAGAAGTGCCAATAATAACTCCTAATTTCATATCCAGAATAGTAACTCCTGATTATGAAGGATGAATATAAGATTAAGTAATTAATCAAGGTTTTTTCTTATTTGGACAAAACTCATTGACGCTGCTGGTGTGCTATTGAACTTGAAGACATCAAATCATAGCCTTGGTAGAAGTTAAGGTCCAACGTCTGCccaaaaaataagaaatagaAGACCACCCTTCATTATAAAAATAGCTATAAACTTGTAAAAGtataatactagaaaaaattaatataaataagAAACAACATGCAACTAATGGTTGACATAATATCTACAAAAAGCATACTATTTGCTTACTTGCAATAATTGTGTCATGTTTTTGGGATTTCGCCTATTGTAGATGTCTTCTATTGGAATTCCAAATTCTTGATATAATTAAAGAGAGACGAccacaaattaaaattttcattgaaaaaaaatatcGTTAATGTAGTTTAGTCATCTAAAGaataaattattcaaataaaaatttaaaataaattacatATCTACTATGCTATACAAGACAAAAATGACGAATAACTATACCTGCTGTGGTGGTAATTCTCGAACAAAACCTTGAATTGTAGCAGAATCCATACTTGAATAAACAACATTATTTCCAAATTCCTACAATCATTTTTATCCAAATTATAAATAAGGATCCTAATACTATTTCTATACTCATCATTCATCAGACAACTAAGGAACCCAAAAAAAGGTAATAGTCAAACAATCAAATAGCATTGTTCACATAAACTAAATAAATTGTCTAACCTGTAATCTTTTCGATGAAAACTTCTCTTTCACCTTGTACTTGCGTTTCTTAGTAGCCATTTCTAGTGCACTTCTTGGTCTCTTGCTCGACTTGTAGGTGACTTTTTCTTTCACCTTGAtgccttttattttattataagcAATTTCAGATGGATTAGTGTCAACATCTTGATACGCACTACAATTTTCTTCAATACGcacttctttcattttctttttcccttgacAACATGCATCTATTTGTTCTGACATTTTCCAAAATCCATCTTTAGCAATTTGATAAGCTTCATCACATTCAAAAGCTTTTGTCATCAGTTACATATATAGATAGGATAACTGTTTGTAACGAAAACTTAATTTTGCctttaactccatttccgggcTACTTTCACTGGAAACATGTACATTTCCTGTTTTAGCTGCTTTAGTCCATCTCTTCAATATATATGCATCCGAAATTGTTACAATATTCAGAGTCATCAATATTTTTAGTGCATGTGAACACAAAAATCCAGCAAATTCAAATTTCTTACAACTACAAGAAATTGAATTCGTGGATGAATCATAAGTTACAAGATGGTGGGAAGTCTTACATATGGTGGTAACTCTGTAAATCAGTTGATTTCCTAATTCACCATCAACTTCCCATTTACAATCAATCCCTTTGCATAGCTCCTCCTTAAATTTTTCATACACTTCATGTGTATATATACTTGCTGCATGCTGTAAAATCTTACAAGGAAATGTCATTGCCGGTGTACTTTGATTGCCTTTAAAATCTGCTACGGATTCATCATAGCGACGATCATCTAACAGCATTTGGAAGTGTTCAAAAAATTCAAGTCATGTTTATAACTTACATACTTCTTTATCACACTGTTTATGGACTCACTTCGTTGGGTCGTGGTCATATCAGCACAGAAGGTTTCTCTCCCATACACTAAAGCCCATTTCTCTTTTATATCAAACATTTTCTTCAACCACTTGTTGTCTTCTAGACCATACTTTTTTAGCATTTCACTCCATCcctcaaaaaaatcattctcATTTTCATAGTCATATATGCAGTAACTAAAATCTGtcgcaaaattttgaaaatctttaaAGACATCAGCTAGATGCGTTGCTGCATTTTGATAGAT encodes the following:
- the LOC113769252 gene encoding protein FAR-RED IMPAIRED RESPONSE 1-like, giving the protein MMQGDTGGVLEYLQGMQLEDPNFFYAIQVDEDDLITSIFWTDAKIRTDFAHFGDVVCFDTTYRKHKDGRPIALFIGVNHHKQTTIFGASLIYDETIGTFEWLFDTFAKAMMGKIPRTILTDQDGRMATALASQWPTTYHRLCIWHIYQNAATHLADVFKDFQNFATDFSYCIYDYENENDFFEGWSEMLKKYGLEDNKWLKKMFDIKEKWALVYGRETFCADMTTTQRNDRRYDESVADFKGNQSTPAMTFPCKILQHAASIYTHEVYEKFKEELCKGIDCKWEVDGELGNQLIYRVTTISYQIAKDGFWKMSEQIDACCQGKKKMKEVRIEENCSAYQDVDTNPSEIAYNKIKGIKVKEKVTYKSSKRPRSALEMATKKRKYKVKEKFSSKRLQEFGNNVVYSSMDSATIQGFVRELPPQQTQELGKNDDSDQQVAKDE